A region from the Populus trichocarpa isolate Nisqually-1 chromosome 18, P.trichocarpa_v4.1, whole genome shotgun sequence genome encodes:
- the LOC7476279 gene encoding kinesin-like protein KIN-13B: MNVVGRRQMPRSNSTTAHHHRQYSDNFLDSSRWLLQSSSQDFGHRSRSSSLRKIGDDQFSPGLFDLHSFDTDLLPELKPLNQAAAASRGENNNLTKSMSLDKERLNSNNNVAKIKVVVRKRPLNKKEIAKKEEDIITIESNSNSNSLTVHETKLKVDLTEYVEKHEFVFDAVLNEGVSNDEVYSQTVQPIVPLIFQRTKATCFAYGQTGSGKTYTMQPLPLKASQDILGLMRHTYWNQGFQLFVSFFEIYGGKLFDLLNDRKKLCMREDGKQQVCIVGLQEYRVSDVEAIREFIEKGNATRSTGTTGANEESSRSHAILQLAIKKSANGSDSKPSRLVGKLSFIDLAGSERGADTTDNDKQTRIEGAEINKSLLALKECIRALDSDQGHIPFRGSKLTEVLRDSFVGDSRTVMISCISPSSGSCEHTLNTLRYADRVKSLSKGNNSKRDPLSSSNLRESTTLPLTSFSPSEPTFVDSIADFPNEKSRFGWSRPTERETSPPFNMDRVPSGRAEGNLSASVQTDYYKVQSVGQSGIIANDCNYTEESYEHEKPSWMNNNKKVDTFQKSALEDRRRTDTLMKQRDVLAVQANNSHSDDELNVLLKAKEDLVSAHRKQVEETIDIVREEMDLLAEADQPGNQLDEYISKLNAILSQKAAGIVQLQTRLAQFQKLMNEYNVLVS, encoded by the exons ATGAACGTTGTAGGGAGACGACAGATGCCGAGATCGAATTCGACGACGGCGCATCACCACCGTCAGTACTCGGATAATTTCCTGGACAGTAGTAGATGGCTTCTTCAGTCATCTTCACAG GACTTTGGACACAGGTCAAGATCATCGAGTCTAAGAAAGATCGGAGATGATCAGTTCAGTCCTGGTCTATTCGATCTCCATTCTTTTGATACTGACTTGTTGCCAGAGCTAAAACCACTTAATCAAGCAGCAGCTGCAAGTCGAGGTGAAAATAATAACCTTACTAAAAGTATGTCTTTGGACAAGGAAAGATTGAACAGCAACAACAATGTTGCAAAGATCAAAGTTGTG GTACGTAAGAGACCGTTAAACAAAAAGGAGATAGCAAAGAAAGAGGAAGACATCATCACCATCGAATCGAATTCGAATTCGAATTCTCTCACAGTTCATGAAACCAAACTCAAG GTTGATTTGACTGAATATGTTGAGAaacatgaatttgtttttgatgcGGTGCTGAATGAAGGTGTTTCGAATGATGAA GTGTACTCCCAGACTGTTCAACCAATAGTTCCTCTAATTTTCCAGCGAACAAAAGCAACTTGCTTTGCATATGGGCAAACAG GGAGTGGAAAGACTTATACCATGCAACCGCTGCCTCTCAAAGCATCCCAAGACATATTAGGATTGATGCGCCATACATATTGGAACCAAGGCTTTCAATTGTTTGTCAgtttctttgagatatatggaGGGAAACTATTTGATCTCCTCAATGATCGGAA AAAGCTGTGCATGAGGGAGGATGGGAAACAACAGGTCTGCATTGTTGGTTTGCAAGAATACAGAGTTTCAGATGTTGAGGCAATTAGGGAGTTCATTGAGAAAGGAAATGCCACAAGAAGCACTGGCACAACTGGTGCAAATGAGGAATCCTCCCGATCACATGCTATACTTCAGCTTGCCATCAAGAAGTCAGCCAATGGCTCTGACTCAAAGCCTTCCCGGTTAGTGGGAAAATTGTCTTTTATAGATCTTGCTGGAAGTGAGCGCGGGGCAGATACTACTGATAATGATAAACAGACAAG aatagaAGGTGCTGAAATTAATAAGAGCTTACTCGCCCTGAAAGAATGTATCAGAGCTCTTGACAGTGACCAGGGTCACATACCCTTCAGAGGCAGTAAGCTGACAGAAGTTCTCAGAGATTCATTTGTTGGTGACTCCCGCACTGTTATGATATCATGTATTTCACCAAGCTCAGGATCATGTGAACACACTCTCAACACTCTCAGATATGCTGATAG GGTTAAGAGTCTATCAAAAGGGAACAACTCCAAGAGGGATCCATTGTCTTCTTCCAACCTTAGGGAATCAACTACCTTGCCCTTGACTTCATTTTCACCATCTGAACCAACCTTTGTAGATAGCATAGCTGATTTTCCCAATGAAAAGAGCAGGTTTGGATGGTCAAGACCAACTGAGAGAGAAACATCTCCACCTTTTAATATGGACCGTGTTCCAAGCGGAAGGGCAGAGGGAAATTTATCTGCATCTGTTCAAACAGATTATTACAAGGTCCAGAGTGTTGGTCAAAGTGGCATCATTGCTAATGATTGCAATTACACTGAAGAATCCTATGAACATGAAAAACCATCATGgatgaataataataagaaggtAGACACCTTCCAAAAATCAGCTTTGGAGGATAGGCGGAGAACAGATACTCTGATGAAACAGAGGGATGTCCTTGCAGTTCAGGCTAACAATTCTCATTCAGATGATGAACTTAATGTCCTGTTGAAGGCAA AGGAAGATCTTGTATCTGCGCACCGAAAACAAGTGGAGGAGACAATAGACATTGTTAGGGAG GAGATGGACTTGCTTGCTGAAGCTGACCAACCAGGCAATCAACTTGATGAATATATCTCCAAGTTAAATGCCATTCTTTCACAGAAGGCTGCAGGAATAGTACAACTGCAGACCCGTTTGGCTCAATTCCAGAAACTTATGAATGAGTATAATGTTTTAGTATCATAA